The Sabethes cyaneus chromosome 1, idSabCyanKW18_F2, whole genome shotgun sequence DNA segment gatgatgtcgctgaaggcgcataaaattctacactaaactcacaacagctagcttctggcgctagcataacgcttatagtccatatatactagcgccagaggagccaaaggttgtcagtgtgcaaatcaaaaaaaccatttagttgggaaactatagtggtggtgacgctagcatattaggtgattttattttgaaattttatccaagaattcccgaaaattttgttcctgaatggatgtctgttctctgtggttgtaCCGCCgttatctcctgagcgcgttaGCACCGCCGCAGCAGGAGGATTTATTATAAGCGCCGCAATaaatacagtcaactttcgctaattgcactaagctcttagcccgtttagtgaaagactttcgttaattgggctgagatgtcaaaaccgagggatatatcgattgtttttgtcgaaatcgtcacagaaaggtttaaaaaaatatacacttatattaaatacagAATCAAAGTGGAACCAAGAGTGGAACCTTATCttttcattgttgaaatttagttCTAGATTGTTTAACAAGTAAATAGCTGAGTTTCAtgctacaatgttaatatatattggcatttttaactgtttcaccgtgatgctaaaaatagaagggtcaagttcataaGGGATCGGAAAATGATATGAAGCAATTGTGTTCCATTCAATTACTTTTAATAAtttctatataaattattttccacatgtgaatgaactatattcaagAACCCCTCGGAAAAAAAatacgctgtcagaaatgacgtttgacttcgttttagatgggctatagcccaattaacgggagcccgattaaaacgtagcccagttaaagatagcccaacgaacgaaagtaGACTGTAGTATATGTAtaggacacattccagcgttacgggacacaattagcacccatttttaCTGTGTGAATTGCTTCctttttcaccaattttttggcaaataccttgtaaaataattgATTAAGGAGCACCTTATTTTCCATatgaatgccagggatttgatggAATAGGAACTGATTTGCATACATACTGGGGAtgatgtcccgtaacgctggaatgtgtcatggTAGTATggttttgttgaaaaacaacTGATTTTCGTGTATTAAAACAGTTCTACGGTGATCTTTTGGTGGTTTGGTTCAACAATCAAGATAATCGCGATGTAAGGATTTTTCTTGCAAGCTGCAATAATGAAAATACAGTCAGATACTACACACTTGCATCAGCCCCCTTTGCAACGGTACCAATTTCTTGAACGACGCCTCTGCTATAAGCAAACAATAATGGAACCGTGCGCATTTGTTCTGGCAACCAACTACGTGTCAGCCTACCTGCCCTTCCTGTCACTGAAACGTCGTCGCGTTTCGTTCGCCGACGGATTAGCTTTTCTTGttggttttttttctcattttcgatATTGCATCGCGAAAAGTAAAGCCTTCTGCAATCCGCAAAAAGGGATTTTCTAGTCCCTGAAAcgagaaaaatgtgtatttagtGTCGTACGCGGAACGCATCAATAAACGACTCAATTGTGTGACAAAAAGTTTATATTGTGTTACCAAAGTCTAGTgaaggagagaaaaaaaaatgaatcgtTCATCTAAGATAAACTATCGGAAAACAGCCGGCTATTCAAGTCTTATTACGTTCGCCGTACTGCTGCTGGCCTGGTTGTGCGGATTCTCTAGCCGTCTGTTTGCCGTTATCCGGTTTGAGAGCATCATTCATGAGTTCGATCCTTGGtgagttggaacttttttcacCTTTGCATAGATCAATGCCtgccattcatgtttttatttcCCTTTTTGCGGGTGTGGGTAGGGGAGAAGTAGCAAGCTGATTACGCTTACGTGTACTTTTCTATCACCGCGCACCGGTGGCTAGCGTTGGCTAAATGTTTTTAATCTGTTTGTTCGCAGGTTTAATTATCGTGCCACCGCACACATGgtggaaaatggtttctacaaGTTCCTTAATTGGTTTGACGAATCGGCCTGGTACCCGTTGGGTCGTATCGTCGGAGGAACCGTTTACCCTGGACTAATGATTACTTCTGGTGGAATTCACTGGTTGCTACACGCGTTGAATATTCCGGTCCACATCCGGGACATATGTGTCTTTTTGGCACCGATATTCAGTGGCCTGACGgccatttcgacgtatctgttGACCAAGGAGCTCTGGTCTGCCGGTGCTGGATTGTTTGCGGCTAGTTTTATTGCCATTGTGCCGGGATACATTAGCCGGTCGGTGGCTGGTTCGTACGATAATGAGGGAATTGCTATCTTTGCCCTACAGTTTACCTATTTTCTGTGGGTGAAAGCGGTTAAAACGGGCAGTGTTTACTGGGCGGTTTGCTCTGCATTGTCTTACTTCTACATGGTTTCGGCCTGGGGTGGTTATGTTTTCATTATCAATTTGATTCCATTGCACGTTTTTGTGCTGCTTATTATGGGCCGCTATTCGCCTAGACTGTTCACTTCTTACACTACCTTCTACATTCTGGGGTTGATTTTATCCATGCAAATTCCGTTCGTTGGGTTCCAACCGATCCGGACGAGTGAACATATGGCCGCTTCCGGTGTGTTTTTGCTGCTGTTTGCCGTTGCTGCACTCAAACATTTGCAGACGGTACTCTCCAAGCAGGAGTTCAAGAAACTGTTCATCATCGGTGGGTTGGCTGCCGCTGGACTTGTGTTTGCCGGTGTCGTTCTACTGACAGTGCTGGGTGTGATTGCCCCTTGGAGTGGACGATTTTATTCGCTGTGGGATACTGGCTACGCTAAGATTCACATTCCGATTATCGCTTCCGTATCGGAGCATCAACCGACGACttggttttccttcttttttgatCTGCACATTCTGGTTTGTACATTCCCCGTTGGTCTCTGGTACTGCATCAAGAAGATCAACGACGAGCGGGTGTTTGTGATCCTTTACGCCATCAGTGCAGTGTACTTTGCTGGCGTGATGGTCCGTCTGATGTTGACGCTAACTCCTGTTGTTTGCATTCTGGCTGGCGTTGCCTTCTCCGGTTTGCTTGAGGTATTTCTGAAGGAGGATGCCAATCCAAACAACAAGGACGGAAATGATTCCGAACAGGACGAAACGGCTGGCGGCGAGAAGAAGCAACTTTACGACAAGGTGAGAGTAAGCGATAAACACTTGAGAGAAAGAAATAGCCATCGTAATTGTAACATAATCTCTGCAGGCTGGAAAACTAAAGCACCGTCCGAAACATGACAGTTCATCCCACGCGGCGCACGGTGAGCAGAACGTTGGAATGGGTTCCAATGTTAAGAGTATAATAATCGTTACTGTACTGATGCTGTTGATGATGTTTGCCGTACACTGTACCTGGGTGACATCGAACGCGTACAGCAGCCCGTCAATTGTGCTGGCGTTCTACAATAGCAACGACGGGTGAGTATCTAAACTCTAGGTGATGCGGGATGTAAATTGTACAATCGTTATTACTTACAGAACACGCAACATCCTGGACGATTTCCGCGAGGCGTACTACTGGCTGTGGCAGAACACCGCTCCGGATGCGCGCGTAATGTCCTGGTGGGATTATGGCTATCAGATAGCGGGTATGGCAAACCGGACAACCCTCGTGGATAATAACACGTGGAATAACAGTCACATAGCGCTCGTTGGGAAGGCAATGTCATCACCGGAGGATAAGGCGTACGAGATCATGACTTCGCTCGATGTTGACTATGTGCTGGTGATTTTCGGCGGCGTTATTGGCTACAGCGGAGATGACATTAACAAATTCCTATGGATGGTGCGAATAGCCGAAGGCGAACACCCGAAAGATATTCGAGAGAGTGACTACTTCACCGATCGCGGCGAGTTTAGGATCGATGCTGAGGGAGCGCCAGCTCTACTGAATTGTCTAATGTATAAGTTGAGTTACTACAAGTTTGGTGAGCTGAAGCTAGATTACAGGTGTGCATTTTTCTCCAAAAACAATTCAGGGAACGTGATtctaatagtttttttttctatttataaCCATGACAGAGGTCCCGCTGGCTACGACCGTACCCGAAACGCTGTCATTGGAAACAAGGACTTCGAGCTAACGTACTTGGAGGAGGCGTATACCAGCGAGCATTGGTTGGTGCGTATTTATCGGGTCAAAAAACCGCATGAATTCAATCGACCTACTTTGAAAGCGGACGATCGAATCGTTCCGGCCGGTGACTTTGTATCTCGCAAAACCTCCAAGAGGAGGAAAGGTCTTATTAAGAATCGTCCAGTAGTAGTGAAAGGAAAGCGAAATAAGTAAGCTGACTGCTGAGCTGTGGAGAACATTTATCGGGAGTTGCGAAATAAAGAGATGTAGGTATCTCTTTCGGTGTGATTATGACCCTTTATATTGTGTCGTAGATTTTCTTACGCTGTAAAATTAGTTTTCAACTGCATCAGTTTCTAGCAATGTTTCCTCTTGAAATACAGATTAGTTTAATAAATATCTGGTTGAATTGTGTAAAATTGTGCCGCgaagagttaaattttttttgtaggaaaagtgATGGGCACTTTATGGAGAAGCTGAACGGCCAAACCTCAATCGAATTGCTTTAGATTTTACATATTACGGCAAACTTGAACACCCACTCTCGTTTATTTGTTAGCttttttggattattttttagtttctcaATTGTAGGTTGTAGGTTTAAAAGCTCACAACCTATCGATGAAGGCTGTTTACGAAAACTCTATGGTAGGTTATTAAGGCAGAAGCATTTACAATCCGCTAGTTTGAATGAGTTTGATTTCCGGTTACATCTTATAACCGTATCCACAGAGCACGGACATCGACTGCGATTAGGAAACAAAGTGTCAGAACAGACTTTTGTACAAGTCATTTGTGCAGAAAAAGCGTGTAGTTTAAAAACAGTTTCAATgaatatgaaaaataaattaacaaaataCAAACAGAAGATGTTTTATTCGGAAATTGCCAGCTACTGTCTTAAGCCTTCCGAAGAAACAAGTCGaccgaaataaagattcgttcgaaatacagaataggggtgcaAATCTTGTGTGGAACAGGACATGTTGCTTCTGTTGCCACCTGAACCAAGGTGAGTTAAGACTTGACTAACCTTGATCTGAACATTTGTGATATGTTGCCATAGTTACCTGGAAATATCCTGCATCAGTTCAGAGCACTTTTCTTCGAGGCGAGTGACATGACAGATTAAATTGCGTTGCGCTACCATTCGCATTTACTGCGGTCTTATGTAAATCGAGTCACGTGCTAGTGCTGCATAAAGTTCGTCTTTAAActctcgtcgtcgtcatcgtaaGCAACATACAATCTGGgttgctcgtgctgtttcaagcagtcgtttccAGGCAACTCGATCTTGCGTCACTTGttgccaattttccagtcgtctcagaagtcaaaATCACTTTGAACCAGGTTGAtctatcttgcacgttgagcacCTCTATTCCTGATACCGGTAGGATTCAAGTCCATATAGAACTTCCGGTCTGATAAAGGATTTGTATacttgtcagcttcgtacagcAGCGGCGCACGCTTCTTGATCGTGGCTCTTCGCGATGgataaagtaggcccgatttcccgcttgaatccgccgctggatctccttaccggtgttgtccgcggtcaccagcgatcccagatacacgaattcatctaccacttctagttcgttgccGTCAACGGCTGTCGTCCGTGGCAGGCGCGCGTttctttcctttgagcctcttcctttaatgtatttttagcccaattcttctagacaccgctttcagtctggcgcagATTACCTCCACCGTAGCAAACTTTCGGGCTATGATATTAAAGTAATTTGCAAAGCCTAGCctagttggctacccttggtgaaaatcatgcctctcgtttcgatgtccgctcatcggatcaccccctcaagagcgatgttgaacaggttgaacagcatgcaggataagccgtcaccttgtctcaactctcgcCGCGTCTCATTGCTGGTCCTGATCGAATGTAAcgcatacttacttacttaatcagctccaggccgtagtttcctctgctgtacgaaggaGTCGTCTCCAtttcactcggtccatggccgcaattcgccagccacgtagtctgcgtagggtccgcaggtcgccttccacttgatcgatctatcttgctcgctgtgcccccCGCCGTCTCGTTTCAGTCGGTTATTGAGAATTTTTTtgaccgggctgtcgtccgacattctCACGACGTGACCAGCCCATGGCAGGCggccgatttttgcggtgtgagcgatgggtggttccctaagcagctgatgcagttcatggttcgttcgcctccttcacgcaacaccttccgtgcgcaacaccttccgttcgaaaacactaagggcgcgttggtcctccacgagcatagtccatgtctcatggccgtaaaggacaaccggtctaatcaaCGTCTtctagattgttaacttcgtgcagtggcgaattttgttcgatcgcagcgtcctatgGAGTCCTACCATAATGCgcctttgtatttctctgctggtgtcgttgtctgcggcaaccggtgagcccagatacacgaactcttctactacctcgatttcatcaccgtctaaatgaatccggggagggaggtcagcatttacttctctagaacctcttcctttcatgtattttgttttcgatacattaataacaagtccaatccggcttggcttcagctttcaggccgatgtacgtttccgccatcctttCAAAGGTACGtataatgatgtcaacgtcgtcagcgaaaccaggAAGCTGgccggacttcgtgaatatcgtgccactcgtgtctatcccgcTCTTCTtatgaacagcaaacatgaaagcccatcaccttgctgtgaccctcttcgagattcaaagggactcgagactgcccctggtACTCGagcaacacacattactcgatctatcgtcgccttgaccaatcgcgttaggtTATCCGGAAATctgtagtagtgcataatctgccatagctgatctcgatcgatcgtgtcatacgccgatttgaagtcgatgaataaatgatgcgtgggtacgttgtatttACGCCATTTCTGCAaaacttgccgaagcgcgaaaatctgatccgtagCGGCACGGGCACCcgtgaatcccgcttgatattgccccacgaactcctttgcaaatgctGACAATCgccgacataaaagttgggagagtaccttgtaagcagcgttcaacagtgtgattgcgcggtaattacaacaatccaacttgtcgccctttttgtagatcgaacacacgatgccttccgtccactcctccggtagtagctcctcgtcccaaatcttgacaatgacccagcgcagcgctctagccagtgcgtcacagccgtatttcagcagctcgctgggtagctgatcagccccagccgctttattgttcttcagccgactgATCTCTTCTgatacctcctggaggtcgggggctggtattctgtcgtcttctgcacgtgctccaagatctattacCATAACGTCACCTTGAtattcagctacatcgctgtttagctgctcgtcataatactgcttccacctctcgatcacctcacgttcgttcgtgagaagattaccgtctgagtcccgacacatatcggcctgcggcacatagtctttgcgcgaacggtttaacttctcgtagaacatCCGTTTATcattagcacggtacagttcttccatcgcttcgcgatctcgttcttcctgttggcgctttttcctccggaagaccgagttttgcctgttccgtgcttgtttatatcgctccacattcgcccttGTACAATggtgcagcattctcgcacgtgctgcattcttgtCCTGCACTAATtcctcgcattcgccgtcgaaccatcgaatcgttttttcggtttggattcattgtacctagtgccgctagagcagtactaccgatggcctttccaaccatcttcaagagttgctgcgccaagttgctcttccgttggtagcgctgcttccagctgtcgcgcgtattcctgggcaactccagtgtctcgtagctgctcgatgttgggtcgcggcgtacgacttcgacgcgtgttatacaccgtcgagagttttgagcgcatgcagactgcaactaggaaatggtccgaatctatattcgcactgcggtaggtgcgaacgtttataacatcagagaactatttaccgtcgattagaatatggtcgatttggttttctattcgttggtctgttgatctccaggtggccttgtggatatctttgcgggggaagaaggtacttcggattaCCATACCACGGgaatctgcaaaatttacgcatcgttggtcgttgtcgttcgttgcggcatgtaggctgtttggcccgattaccggtctatatatagcttcccgtcctacctgcgcgttcatgtcaccgtcatgatgacgattttcacgtcccgtcgcggacagccatcatagaCCTGCTCCAGATGGGCGAAGATGGGCGTGCTGGCAcgaggacgagtataataatcagtcGCCCCTaccatggagaacagacgctgtttgagccgcaccgcCTTGGtaaacagacgctcgtgtttgacgaagcatttcctctaccgccatgctatggttaccgcgccaatATTCGCGttgcacctcctcacttcgctattgtctgattgacaacattgcccacgctgcgccgcatttggtatcatatgactcatGGAGGCAtcaggcgggagcttgtgaggaccataactgtgtttgacgctccttccaggttgttaACACACCATTTGAAGCCTAATCATTTGTAACGCATGCTGCTTtggaatcaataaagatgtgatgcgcgggtctgcaagatctatcggatggtgaaaatttggtccggaGTGGCGCGAGCCGCCATGAAGAGTGCCTGTACAACTTTGTGCTATCGGGGACTgctggcgtaacaggatctgagagGCATTTAGCAGCGTTATGCTACGATAATTGCGTCGAGCCGATCAtctttccatccattcctccggtagcatCTCCTCCTTTTAAATCTTAGAAACAGCCCAgcgtagagccgttgccagcgtttctcggttaCGTTTTTAAAGCTTGGTCTTCAACAACCCAATTTCTTGTGTGACtttttggagatcaggtgctggggcATTACTATCTTCTATGGGCACTCCAAGGTTAACCTCCGTTTCGCCTCCTCCTACAACTTcgtcattgaggtgttcatcgaagaattgTTTCCACCTGTTCACCTgtgtttcggtgtgtagcccttacgagattggttcacgtAAAAATAGCTCATGTCACTAGTtcgaaatagttgttctaattcttcacgatcctgtcctccttttggggctttttactcctcaggatcgtgatcaACTGGTTTCCTGCTCTTCGATATTtggctcagataatttttccacgCAATTTTCTTTCTCTCCCCCGTTTGTTAGCATTCCCCATCAagccaatcattttgtattctCCGGGGCTCTTCATCTAGTACTGAGATAATATCTAGTGACgaggcctctccgatggccgagcgtatttttCTCCCACTGTCTTTCAGATTTAAGGCACCTAACtactcggaagaaggcagtgcctcatccagtattcgcgcgtagttcttggCTGATTGCAGGTTATCTAGCTgcttgatgttcagccgaggaggacggctttaACGTGTCTAGTATACGATTGACAGTTTTGACTTTTGAGTGCACAGATATTGCTACTAGATGATGGTCAAAGctaatatccgcaccccgtaggacgaacgtggtcaattaggttcattgtacgttggtcaggtgatctccaggtggcttgaTTGATatctttgcatggaaaataggTGTTTCGGATCACCAAACTACGGGAAGCAGTGAAGTTTACACATCGttgaccgttatcgttcgtgtctgtgtgcaggctatggggtcctatcacCGATCTATATTCGATCTATATATGAGATTCTTGTGAGCAAGCAACTAATGTACGAAGCTAAGCGACACATTTCCTGTGATCAGCATGGGTTCTACCCTGGGCGATCTACTATCACTAATCTGGTGGAGTTTACATCATACTGCAtacgaaactttgaaaatgGTATTCAAATCGACACAGTATATACGGATCTGAAAGCTGCCTTCCACCGTGTGGATCACAACCTGCTTTTAGCCAAAATAGAACATATGGGTGCGgcatcaaaatttgtaaactggTTAAAGTCATACCTGGTTAACCGTCGCCTCTCAGTAAAACTAGGTGATGTGTCCTCTAGCGAATTTTGTAATCAttctggcgttccacaaggaagcaatctcggaccgctattgttttccttattctttaacgacgtgtgtgctgtacttccacgaggatccagattgctgtacgctgatgatcttaaaatgtttgTGCCGGTAAAATCTACTGAAGACTGCTGTGAactacaaaaactaatcgacatTTTTGCGGACTGGTGTCTAAAGAATGAGCTTTCCATTAGCGTACGCAAGTGTTCGGTAATCTCTTTTAGTCGCAAGAAAGAACCCATTATATGGAACTACCGCATCAGCAACGAAGTACTGGACAGGGCTTATGTAATCAAAGACTTGGGAGTGCTTCTTGATACGAGCCTCGGTTTTCGGGAACACTACTCATATATAATATCTAAAGCCAATCAAAATTTGGGCTTCATATTTAGGGTATCTAAGGAATTTAGAGATCCATATTGTTTACGTGCCCTGTACTTCTCTATTGTGCGTTCTATCCTAGAGTATGCTGCTGTAGTTTGGAGCCCCTACACTGGAATATGGTCCTCCAGGTTAGAAGCAGTACAAGCCAAATTCTTACGGTATGCTTTGAGATTTTTACCCTGGCGAAATCCTTTAGTgcttccgccgtatcaagaccgcTGCAACTTACTCAACATTGAAACACTCGACAATaggagaaaaactgaaagagtTCTGTTCATCAGGAAAGTTTTAGTGGGCGAATTGGACTCTCCAGACATCCTCGCTCAAATCAATTTTAATGCCACACCACGTGCGCTTCGAGACATACAATTTCTTCGCCTGGACTTCCGACGAACCGAGTACGGCCAAAATGAGCCGATTAGAGCTATGTGTTGCTTATTTAATCGTGTGTACAGTCTTTTTGATTTTCATTGTTCTAGTGATAGTTTTAGATGCCGATTACGAAGATTAAATGTACTATAGTTAGTTATAAAGtaatgttttattcatgtagacgttgtggtcagatgaattaatgttaataaatgtaataaatgtaaatgtaatatCATCGTGTACCCTCTGCCAATGTTGCAAGTTTTAACGATTACGCGGGGTGTCACTGGTTGATCAGTGGATTACGCGAGAGACACCGCGGAAGAACGTCAGCGTTCGATCGGTTACGCGAGATGCCGCGGAATAAAATGTATCATTTTGATCGAGCACGAAAAACGTCACAGGATAATGTCAGTACATTGTCAATAGAGCACAAGGATCAGTGCACGCAGTACTACGGTATTACTAACCTGGCTTTGCTGACTACGCCGAACTCGTCATCGTGGTGGTGACAAATTGTTCACCCGTACTGCACCAGCTTTCAAATTTGCTACTAAAATATTTAGATTCGATTCTAGCCTATTGTGATAATTGTAATAGGCACAAGAGTACGAAATGTACCGGAATCTTTTAATCTGaatttaatctgaaccccggaTCACATTAGAAACTGATCatgcgtcatacacaattggcCGGACAAATTGAAAAAGCAACTTACTCAGCAAGTTACTTACAGTTTGCGCACAATCGATGCGTTTccaaatcgtttaaaaaaagcaaagcttaaCCCTTCTCTATCGACAGGCTTCATAGCCGGTTAtttgagtacaggacaattacgtgactagtacaacgatcctactgactttatgACAGCTGATGGcaccacccagccgagattcgaacatacgatgactggcttgttaggccagtatCGTACCCCGattacctcgaagctaactgggcgggcaaaAACGTCTGTTTTTGTCAAATCAACACAACAAATTCATAGGGAGTGCACTTTTATGTATGTGGAAATGAATAGTTACCAAGTTTTcttattaaaaatgaactcgcctaaTCTGAACGATATGTTCTTCGAAGTGTGCGTCTTTTGCTTGCGTTGTTGCCTTGTTGCAACGTTGGATGGGCGACAATTTCTTACTGGGATCACGGGTCACGGCCAGCGATGCAACAACtatgcagcttcccgaggcctaaTAGAAAGAAACACTTTTTTTCTCCGTTAAGAAAACCGCCTGGAGATCATCTGATCAACCTGACCAACGAATATTGAACCAAATCAAGCatatattttaatgattttaatcgatggccggtttttctcgaacaaatgaagatagaattaacaaaagggcgaatgtcgcaagcgtaaacaaaccgagtgagggttgattttcctatgctggtccagcaaaaagtaactctcactcgttttgtttacatttgcgacattcgcccttt contains these protein-coding regions:
- the LOC128737214 gene encoding dolichyl-diphosphooligosaccharide--protein glycosyltransferase subunit STT3B, producing the protein MNRSSKINYRKTAGYSSLITFAVLLLAWLCGFSSRLFAVIRFESIIHEFDPWFNYRATAHMVENGFYKFLNWFDESAWYPLGRIVGGTVYPGLMITSGGIHWLLHALNIPVHIRDICVFLAPIFSGLTAISTYLLTKELWSAGAGLFAASFIAIVPGYISRSVAGSYDNEGIAIFALQFTYFLWVKAVKTGSVYWAVCSALSYFYMVSAWGGYVFIINLIPLHVFVLLIMGRYSPRLFTSYTTFYILGLILSMQIPFVGFQPIRTSEHMAASGVFLLLFAVAALKHLQTVLSKQEFKKLFIIGGLAAAGLVFAGVVLLTVLGVIAPWSGRFYSLWDTGYAKIHIPIIASVSEHQPTTWFSFFFDLHILVCTFPVGLWYCIKKINDERVFVILYAISAVYFAGVMVRLMLTLTPVVCILAGVAFSGLLEVFLKEDANPNNKDGNDSEQDETAGGEKKQLYDKAGKLKHRPKHDSSSHAAHGEQNVGMGSNVKSIIIVTVLMLLMMFAVHCTWVTSNAYSSPSIVLAFYNSNDGTRNILDDFREAYYWLWQNTAPDARVMSWWDYGYQIAGMANRTTLVDNNTWNNSHIALVGKAMSSPEDKAYEIMTSLDVDYVLVIFGGVIGYSGDDINKFLWMVRIAEGEHPKDIRESDYFTDRGEFRIDAEGAPALLNCLMYKLSYYKFGELKLDYRGPAGYDRTRNAVIGNKDFELTYLEEAYTSEHWLVRIYRVKKPHEFNRPTLKADDRIVPAGDFVSRKTSKRRKGLIKNRPVVVKGKRNK